The following coding sequences are from one Gopherus flavomarginatus isolate rGopFla2 chromosome 21, rGopFla2.mat.asm, whole genome shotgun sequence window:
- the CASP9 gene encoding caspase-9 isoform X1, which yields MEEAQRALLQRSRLRLVGELQVAPLWDLLLHKGVFTQDMIEEIQRAGTRRDQARQLVTDLQTRGRQAFPAFVSSLRETGQNDLVTLLSEGDRFPQLRPLDLKPVEMGLRGGKGDTYGKAREYLPTPVQAVTKRCQESTHPSAAARGSAAETSRRNSDMAYVLKADPCGYCLIINNVRFIEESDLSSREGSSVDCEKLEKRFKSLHFDVLVRRDLKAQEIAGELQRLARQDHSALDCCLVVILSHGCQTSHIQFPGGIYGTDGKHIPVEKIVNFFNGSHCPSLRGKPKLFFIQACGGEQKDRGFQVDSDSPVNQPCGGSVESDATPFQTQPSNLDEPDAVASLPTPSDILVSYSTFPGFVSWRDTQSGSWYVETLDSVFEQYAHTEDLLGMLVRVAHAVSAKGKYKQMPGTFNFLRKQFFFATD from the exons ATGGAGGAGGCGCAGCGGGCGCTGCTGCAGCGCAGCCGCCTGCGCCTGgtgggggagctgcaggtggctccgctctgggacctgctgctgCACAAGGGCGTCTTCACCCAGGACATGATCGAGGAGATCCAG AGAGCAGGCACTCGAAGAGACCAAGCCAGGCAGTTGGTTACAGACCTTCAGACTCGAGGAAGACAAGCTTTTCCTGCATTCGTCTCAAGCTTGCGAGAAACTGGACAGAATGACCTTGTCACTTTGCTGAGTGAAGGGGACAGATTCCCACAGTTGCGTCCGCTTGATCTAAAACCAGTTGAAATGGGCTTACGTGGTGGAAAGGGTGATACCT ATGGGAAGGCTCGTGAATATTTGCCTACCCCAGTCCAAGCCGTGACTAAGAGATGCCAAGAGTCAACACATCCCAGTGCAGCAGCTCGGG GTTCTGCTGCAGAGACATCCAGGAGGAACTCAGATATG GCTTATGTTCTGAAAGCTGACCCGTGTGGTTACTGCCTCATCATCAACAACGTCCGTTTCATCGAAGAGTCTGACCTGTCTTCTCGAGAGGGCTCCAGTGTAGACTGTGAGAAACTGGAGAAGCGCTTCAAGTCACTGCACTTTGACGTCCTGGTTCGACGAGATCTCAAAGCTCAG GAAATTGCTGGGGAGTTGCAGCGCCTGGCGAGGCAGGACCACAGCGCTCTGGACTGCTGCCTGGTGGTGATCCTTTCCCATGGCTGTCAG ACCAGCCATATTCAGTTTCCCGGGGGTATTTACGGCACGGATGGAAAGCACATTCCCGTCGAAAAGATTGTGAACTTCTTCAATGGGTCCCATTGCCCAAGCTTGAGAGGAAAACCCAAACTCTTCTTTATTCAAGCCTGTGGCGGAG AGCAGAAAGACCGAGGATTTCAGGTGGATTCTGATTCACCTGTAAACCAACCTTGTGGAGGTTCCGTAGAGTCGGATGCAACTCCCTTTCAGACCCAGCCCAGTAACTTGGATGAGCCAGATGCCGTAGCCAGTTTACCCACTCCCAGTGACATCTTGGTGTCCTATTCAACTTTTCCAG GCTTTGTCTCCTGGCGGGATACTCAGAGTGGCTCGTGGTACGTCGAAACACTGGACAGCGTGTTTGAACAGTATGCTCATACTGAGGACCTGCTGGGCATGCTAGTGAgg
- the CASP9 gene encoding caspase-9 isoform X2 — MEEAQRALLQRSRLRLVGELQVAPLWDLLLHKGVFTQDMIEEIQRAGTRRDQARQLVTDLQTRGRQAFPAFVSSLRETGQNDLVTLLSEGDRFPQLRPLDLKPVEMGLRGGKGDTYGKAREYLPTPVQAVTKRCQESTHPSAAARGSAAETSRRNSDMAYVLKADPCGYCLIINNVRFIEESDLSSREGSSVDCEKLEKRFKSLHFDVLVRRDLKAQEIAGELQRLARQDHSALDCCLVVILSHGCQTSHIQFPGGIYGTDGKHIPVEKIVNFFNGSHCPSLRGKPKLFFIQACGGEQKDRGFQVDSDSPVNQPCGGSVESDATPFQTQPSNLDEPDAVASLPTPSDILVSYSTFPGETALCLLAGYSEWLVVRRNTGQRV; from the exons ATGGAGGAGGCGCAGCGGGCGCTGCTGCAGCGCAGCCGCCTGCGCCTGgtgggggagctgcaggtggctccgctctgggacctgctgctgCACAAGGGCGTCTTCACCCAGGACATGATCGAGGAGATCCAG AGAGCAGGCACTCGAAGAGACCAAGCCAGGCAGTTGGTTACAGACCTTCAGACTCGAGGAAGACAAGCTTTTCCTGCATTCGTCTCAAGCTTGCGAGAAACTGGACAGAATGACCTTGTCACTTTGCTGAGTGAAGGGGACAGATTCCCACAGTTGCGTCCGCTTGATCTAAAACCAGTTGAAATGGGCTTACGTGGTGGAAAGGGTGATACCT ATGGGAAGGCTCGTGAATATTTGCCTACCCCAGTCCAAGCCGTGACTAAGAGATGCCAAGAGTCAACACATCCCAGTGCAGCAGCTCGGG GTTCTGCTGCAGAGACATCCAGGAGGAACTCAGATATG GCTTATGTTCTGAAAGCTGACCCGTGTGGTTACTGCCTCATCATCAACAACGTCCGTTTCATCGAAGAGTCTGACCTGTCTTCTCGAGAGGGCTCCAGTGTAGACTGTGAGAAACTGGAGAAGCGCTTCAAGTCACTGCACTTTGACGTCCTGGTTCGACGAGATCTCAAAGCTCAG GAAATTGCTGGGGAGTTGCAGCGCCTGGCGAGGCAGGACCACAGCGCTCTGGACTGCTGCCTGGTGGTGATCCTTTCCCATGGCTGTCAG ACCAGCCATATTCAGTTTCCCGGGGGTATTTACGGCACGGATGGAAAGCACATTCCCGTCGAAAAGATTGTGAACTTCTTCAATGGGTCCCATTGCCCAAGCTTGAGAGGAAAACCCAAACTCTTCTTTATTCAAGCCTGTGGCGGAG AGCAGAAAGACCGAGGATTTCAGGTGGATTCTGATTCACCTGTAAACCAACCTTGTGGAGGTTCCGTAGAGTCGGATGCAACTCCCTTTCAGACCCAGCCCAGTAACTTGGATGAGCCAGATGCCGTAGCCAGTTTACCCACTCCCAGTGACATCTTGGTGTCCTATTCAACTTTTCCAGGTGAGACAGC GCTTTGTCTCCTGGCGGGATACTCAGAGTGGCTCGTGGTACGTCGAAACACTGGACAGCGTGTTTGA